A segment of the Xenorhabdus bovienii SS-2004 genome:
CAGAGACTCTTTTTTCCAGAATGGTGCTCTGGTTTTCAGATAATCCATAATGAATTCAGCCGCAGTAAAAGCCATGCTACGGTGAGCGCTGGTGACACCAACGAACACAATTTCCTCACCCGGATACAATTCACCGATGCGATGAATGACACTGATCCGTTGCAGCGGCCAGCGCTGACGGGCTTCGTCAATGATAACCTGCAACATTTTTTCCGTCATACCCGGATAATGCTCCAGTGTCAGTGCTTTGACGCTATCTCCAAGATTATAGTTGCGCACTTTGCCCGTAAAGGTAACAACCGCACCATCGTCATCGCACTGCGAGAGCCATTGGTATTCGTCACCAACGTTGAATCTCTCCCTTTGGACACACATTCGTGTGTTTTCCATGATCATCCCCCCGTAACTGGCGGGAAAAAAGCCACTTCATCACCATCGTGCAAAGGGTGTTCAGCATGTACAAAGGATTGGTTCACTGCGGCAAGCAATTTACCCTCTTCCAATGCCAGCGCCCATCGTTCTCCTTTTTCAATCAGGAAATGACGGAGATCCGCAACCGTTAGATATTCATGAGGCAGTTCGAGTGAATCAGCCCCTACCAGTTCACGGACCTGTGCAAAAAATAGGACTTTGATCATGATCCCACCTTAAAGTTTCCTGATTTGCCGCCGCTTTTTTCCAGCAGACGTACCGGCCCAATCACCATATCTTTTTGCACTGCCTTGCACATATCGTAAATCGTCAAAGCCGCCACGGACGCAGCAGTCAAGGCTTCCATTTCCACGCCGGTTTTCCCCGTCAGGCGGCAGCAGGATTCAATTCTGACACGATTATGTTCGGCTTGTGCTTCTAGTTGTACTTCAACTTTACTCAGCAGCAGCGGATGGCACAGTGGGATCAATTCCCAAGTTCTCTTCGCTGCCTGAATCCCCGCAATACGGGCAGTCGCAAAAACATCGCCTTTATGGTGATCACCAGCAACAATCATGGCCAGCGTTTCAGCCTGCATTTCAACAAAGGCTTCCGCCCGTGCTTCTCGCACGGTTTCCGTTTTGGCAGAAATATCCACCATATGGGCTTCACCCGCAGTATTAATATGGGTCAGTTGGGACACTCTCCGCTCCTGAAAAATGAATTGAGCCGTTAAATTAACCGCCAATGAAAGAAAGATTAGGGGTAATGCCACTATCCCCCTGATGTAAAAAGTGAGTCTCACGCTTATGGCGCAAGCCACCCTGAATGCGCAATTTCAGATCATTAAGTAACGTGTCATCGGACAATAAATCACGTAATGGAATGCCCTGTTCACCAAACAGGCACAGGTGAAGATTGCCAATCGCAGAAACCCGCAGGCGGTTGCAGCTTTGGCAGAAATTTTTTTCATACGGCATGATAAGGCCAATTTCGCCCTGATAATCAGGATGACTAAAAACCTGCGCCGGCCCGTCACTACGGGCGCGTTGCTGTTGCTGCCAGCCCTGTTGCAACAAATGGCAACGGATCACTTCACCGGAAAGATGGCGGCGACGAAACAATTCACTACCTTCCCCCGTCTCCATCAATTCAATAAAACGCAATTGGATCGGACGATGTTTAATCCACGCAAGGAAAGCGGGCAGGCTAGTATCATTGACGTTTTTCATCAATACGGCATTGACTTTCACTGCACTGAACCCTGCGTCAAAAGCCGCATCAATGCCACGCATAATCTGGAAAAATTTATCCTGTCCGGTAATGGCGTGAAACTGGCGGGGATCAAGGCTATCCACACTGACGTTGATCGCCGTCAGTCCCGCCTCTTTCCAGCGGGCAACATCACGCTCCATCCGGTAGCCATTGGTCGTAATGGCGATTTTTTTGATCTGTGGGTTTTCATGCACTGTCGCGATGATATCGCAAAAATCACGACGCATAGTGGGTTCTCCGCCTGTCAGGCGAATTTTTTCCGTCCCAAGTTCAGCAAATGCACGGCTGACGCGGCGAATTTCTGGCAGGGACAGAAACGATTGGTGTCCATGAGGATGATAGCCATCAGGCAGGCAATATGTGCAGCGAAAATTACACACATCGGTAATCGATAATCTCAAGTAATAAAATTTGCGGGCAAATGCATCTACGAGTTGTTCCACAATAACACCTTCCAAATGCGGGAGATGCAGGCATTTCTACCTTGCACCCTGGTGACTCAGGAGCCACGGCCAAAGCATCATCTCAATGTGGTATCCGTATGATAGAACAATGACTTAGACACAGAGGCTAGGAGTTAATACCAATTCCAATCATTATGTGAATAATTGTGTGAGTAACGAGATTCTCGTTGCTGATTCTAACGTTTAAGATAATAAAAAGCTAACACCAACCTTCAATATATATTTTATTATACAACGAGTTAATGAAACGTTGTCACATCAACTTCTGAAGATAAATCACTCTGTTATCCATCAAAATATTCGGCAAAAGATCGGATAAAATCACGGCAATTTCTCAAAGCATCATATTTTATGATAAATTACACCCGATTTATTAAGGCCATATAAGTTTAGTGAATATCAGTAACAGGAACCCTATGCGAAACCGCACATTAGATGATTTAGATCGTGTGGTCGCCCTCGGCGGCGGTCACGGACTTGGGCGCGTCATGTCTTCCCTTTCATCTCTCGGTGCCCGTCTGACCGGTATTGTCACAACGACTGACAATGGGGGATCAACCGGAAGAATACGGCGTGCTGAAGGTGGGATCGCCTGGGGTGATACCCGCAATTGTTTGAATCAACTGATC
Coding sequences within it:
- the moaD gene encoding molybdopterin synthase sulfur carrier subunit, translating into MIKVLFFAQVRELVGADSLELPHEYLTVADLRHFLIEKGERWALALEEGKLLAAVNQSFVHAEHPLHDGDEVAFFPPVTGG
- the moaA gene encoding GTP 3',8-cyclase MoaA; the encoded protein is MVEQLVDAFARKFYYLRLSITDVCNFRCTYCLPDGYHPHGHQSFLSLPEIRRVSRAFAELGTEKIRLTGGEPTMRRDFCDIIATVHENPQIKKIAITTNGYRMERDVARWKEAGLTAINVSVDSLDPRQFHAITGQDKFFQIMRGIDAAFDAGFSAVKVNAVLMKNVNDTSLPAFLAWIKHRPIQLRFIELMETGEGSELFRRRHLSGEVIRCHLLQQGWQQQQRARSDGPAQVFSHPDYQGEIGLIMPYEKNFCQSCNRLRVSAIGNLHLCLFGEQGIPLRDLLSDDTLLNDLKLRIQGGLRHKRETHFLHQGDSGITPNLSFIGG
- the moaC gene encoding cyclic pyranopterin monophosphate synthase MoaC — translated: MSQLTHINTAGEAHMVDISAKTETVREARAEAFVEMQAETLAMIVAGDHHKGDVFATARIAGIQAAKRTWELIPLCHPLLLSKVEVQLEAQAEHNRVRIESCCRLTGKTGVEMEALTAASVAALTIYDMCKAVQKDMVIGPVRLLEKSGGKSGNFKVGS
- the moaE gene encoding molybdopterin synthase catalytic subunit MoaE, with amino-acid sequence MENTRMCVQRERFNVGDEYQWLSQCDDDGAVVTFTGKVRNYNLGDSVKALTLEHYPGMTEKMLQVIIDEARQRWPLQRISVIHRIGELYPGEEIVFVGVTSAHRSMAFTAAEFIMDYLKTRAPFWKKESLVEGERWVATRESDQEAAGRW